The genome window TCAACTTGGGCAGGCTTTACTCGTTTGCCCCCTTTCGGCTACAAGATAAAGAGGATTGAGAAAGAATAAATTTGAAACTTGACGAAGTAGCAAAGCTCAATAAATTATTGGCAGGAATTTCAGGCATTAACATTCCTCTCAGAATTTACATTGATAATTTGCATTGCCCATATTTGGAATTAGAAGGTGAATATATTTTGCCTCCTTGTTCCGTTCTGGATGGCGTTGGCTATGACACAGCGAAGCAATATCTAAAAGAAATTTCCCGATTAGTTCCTGAACTAATATCGGGAATGCAAGTTCTGCCTTTTCCACGACCCAAGAAAGACTCGAGTAAACTATTCCTAGTGCAAAGAATAGAAGGAGAACAAGAGTTCTTGTTACTAATCGTTTTGGATGTTGCCCATCTAGGTGGAATTCAGAATGATAAAATTGTAAAAAAAGCAAATCAATCGCAAACCATCAGTATTAGAACGAATCGCATCTATTTTACTAGCAAGATCATTCCCATTGAAAAAATCTATATCGATAAAGGAAATATTGTTAATTTCGATGGTTACGAAGTCACAGAATGGATCGAGAAACAACGCAAAAATGTAAAACAACTTGAGACAGAATTGGAAAACAGAATTCGTCCTTTCTCAGATCTTTTTGATGATGCAGATTTCTCAACTCAAGAAAAATTGATCGCTGAGCATCTTGGTATAAACAGAGAAAATTGGAGATTGGGTAAAGTATATAGCCCGATAGGCATTGAACATCTATGTTTTTCAATAAGGTTCTTGGAAGCAAGGAAGCAAACAATTTTGGAAACGTGGAATATGATTAGAGATTCCTTCTGGGATGGGCTTACTAGCAATGAGAATTTAGAAAAAGGCGTTACTATTGCTTTGCATAATTATTTATCAAATTTTGACTCTAAGTTAGAATATTCGCAATCAGACAATCCGCGCTGGTTGATTACAAAGAGAGCTTAATCATTTAGAAAAAAAGTTTCGAAGAAAAAAGGAGAAAATTATGAGTAAAACTTTATCTCTATTCGGTGTTGGAGTTATGGGTCGAGGTATTATAAAAAACCTTCTCGAGAAAACAGATTGGAATCTAAGACTTTATGCTCGCTCACCTGAAAAAATTTCTGACATTCAGAGCGATCGAATATTTATCTCGAGTGATCCGATCGCTGCGGTTACTAATAGCGATATTTGCATCATTTGTCTAACAGATGACGATAGTATTAGAGGCATCGTCTTGAATGATTTGTTTATATCCAAGGCACCTGAGATCATATGTGATGTTGGAACAACTTCACTAGATTTAACTTTAGAAATTTATAAAGTTTATAAGAATGTTGGTAAGACCTTTTGTGATTCTCCGATGACAGGAAGTAAACTTGCCGCTCAAGACGGAAAGATTTTATATATGTTAGGTGGAAATGATTTAATTTTTAATAGTCTCAATGAATTTTACAAGGCTACAGGCAGAAAAGTCATTCGATGCGGTGATGCAGTTGGTTCTGGACAAAAAGCTAAGCAGGCACTGAACATGATTCAAGCAGGAATTCTTCAAATCTATATGGAAGGAATGTCTCTCGCTAAAAAATCTGGAATCGATGAAAAAGTGCTATATGAAGTCATAGATAATTCTGCCGCTAAATCAGGAATCTCTGATTTTAAAATTCCTATGGTTATGAACAAGAATTATGAAACGCATTTTGCTTTAAAGAATATGTACAAAGATCTAATGCACTCATATAAATTAGCGCTTGATGTTGGTGCCAATATTCCACTCAGTTTTTCTTTAAATTCAATTTATTCTGCGGGAATGAAGTCCGGATTGGGTGACAAAGATTTTTGTTCCCTTGCGGAAATAAATAAGCAGTTGAATGGATTGGACTAGGAAAAAAAACTGGGGTAAGATATGAGCACTTCATCTGGAACTATAGAATTTCCCATGGATCAAACCCAAAGAAGGGTAGAGGTGATCAAAGCCAATTCTCCTGGTTTTATGTTGGCTGCAAGAAAACTTCAGAAAGAATTACGATTGTTTCGGGCAAAAAATGACCAGGAAGAAAAAGATCATATCAATAGTTCGGATCGAATGATGGGTGATTTTTTGATGGATTTTTTTATAAAATCTTTTCCAAAAGATTCCATCGTTATGGAAGATAAAGAAGCTATTCAAGGTTCAACAGGCTTCAAATGGGTAATAGATCCAATTGATGGTTCAATGAATTTTGTTCGAGGTCTTCCTATGTATGCGATATCAATAGGATTAGAATATCGTGAAGGCCCAGTTGCCGGCGTTGTCCTAGTTCCATGTCTCGAAGACATCTATAGCGCAATCTTGGGTGAAGGGGCAACAAAAAATGGAGATACAATTTTTCCATCTTCGACTACCGAATTATCGCGCTCAATTTTTGCTCCGAACTTACCATCTCATCGAGCCAAACAGATTAATGAAATTATGTCTGATCTCACTGCACTGGTTACCTATGCCCGTAGTATTCGTAGAAGTGGCTCAGTCGTACTTGATCTATGTTGGATTGCCGAGGGATGTCTTGACGGTTTATGGGAGAAAAGTGTAAAGCATTGGGATCTATGTGCTACTTCTGTAATTCTAAATGAGGCTGGCGGAAAAATCACTGATTATGATGGAAAGCATTATTGGAATGGACTTCCAGAGATTGTTGCAACAAATTCTTTCCTTCACGAACCAATTCTTGAAGTTCTGAAGAATGCAAGATTATCCATCGGTAGAAATTAATAAAAAATTGTTTACTGTCATAAATATTGAATCTTAAATAGAACACTATTTTCAGATTAGATCATATAGATTTTATACTGGAATTTGATTGGTGAGAACGGTCTAATGGTAACTAATATATTAGATAATTAATAATAATCGGAGACAATAATATGGAACACAAACT of Leptospira sp. GIMC2001 contains these proteins:
- a CDS encoding inositol monophosphatase family protein; this encodes MSTSSGTIEFPMDQTQRRVEVIKANSPGFMLAARKLQKELRLFRAKNDQEEKDHINSSDRMMGDFLMDFFIKSFPKDSIVMEDKEAIQGSTGFKWVIDPIDGSMNFVRGLPMYAISIGLEYREGPVAGVVLVPCLEDIYSAILGEGATKNGDTIFPSSTTELSRSIFAPNLPSHRAKQINEIMSDLTALVTYARSIRRSGSVVLDLCWIAEGCLDGLWEKSVKHWDLCATSVILNEAGGKITDYDGKHYWNGLPEIVATNSFLHEPILEVLKNARLSIGRN
- a CDS encoding LIC_10030 family protein, which translates into the protein MKLDEVAKLNKLLAGISGINIPLRIYIDNLHCPYLELEGEYILPPCSVLDGVGYDTAKQYLKEISRLVPELISGMQVLPFPRPKKDSSKLFLVQRIEGEQEFLLLIVLDVAHLGGIQNDKIVKKANQSQTISIRTNRIYFTSKIIPIEKIYIDKGNIVNFDGYEVTEWIEKQRKNVKQLETELENRIRPFSDLFDDADFSTQEKLIAEHLGINRENWRLGKVYSPIGIEHLCFSIRFLEARKQTILETWNMIRDSFWDGLTSNENLEKGVTIALHNYLSNFDSKLEYSQSDNPRWLITKRA
- a CDS encoding NAD(P)-dependent oxidoreductase, with amino-acid sequence MSKTLSLFGVGVMGRGIIKNLLEKTDWNLRLYARSPEKISDIQSDRIFISSDPIAAVTNSDICIICLTDDDSIRGIVLNDLFISKAPEIICDVGTTSLDLTLEIYKVYKNVGKTFCDSPMTGSKLAAQDGKILYMLGGNDLIFNSLNEFYKATGRKVIRCGDAVGSGQKAKQALNMIQAGILQIYMEGMSLAKKSGIDEKVLYEVIDNSAAKSGISDFKIPMVMNKNYETHFALKNMYKDLMHSYKLALDVGANIPLSFSLNSIYSAGMKSGLGDKDFCSLAEINKQLNGLD